One Sphingomonas endolithica genomic window, AGCCTGATCGACATCCTCGCTTATCCGCGCAAGCGCATGCGGCTGACCGATCTCGTCACGCCGCTAAAACCGCTGGAGGCGATGGCGCAGCGTAGGCTCGTCGCGGCCTCGGACGTGGGCGGGCACCGCGAGCTGATCCGCGATGGCGATACCGGCACGTTGTTCCCGCCCGATGATCCGGCAGGTGTGGTGCGCGCGCTCGCCGGGTTGCTCGGCGATCGCGGATCGTGGGAGGCTCGGCGCGATCGCGGCCGCGCCTTTGTCGAAGCCGAACGCAGTTGGTCGGTCAATGTGGCGCGTTACGCGCCCGTTTACCAAATGCTTACTCGCGGTGATGCATCAGTGGAACCATGGTCGCACGCCCCCATCGTCCACACCTGATCCTGCCGGTCGCGCCGCTGGGTGCCGCTGCGATTGCCGCATCGGTCGCTTTGCTGTTCGCGGTCATGCCGGCGAGCATCCTTGAGTCTCTCGTGCTGGACAGCGGCATCGCCGCGCTCGTTCCTGCCGCCGAACCGCCGCTCGGCATCACGGCACGCGCGGCCTTGATCATGATCGGTGGCGGCGGGCTTGGCCTGCTTGTCTGGCTCGGCTTGTACCTGCTGGTCGGCACGCGCACCGTTGATCTGAACCGGGTGGTGGTTAGCCGTGGCGCGGACGCCACGCCGATCCTGCGCCGCGCCGATGCGCATCCCGATGCGCCCGCGCGCCGCCCGCTCTTCGCTTCGCGCGATCTCGGGACGCCGTTCCTCGACGTGAGGGCGCCGACCGGCGCCGAGATCGGCACCGATCTGCCGAGTTCGTTTGCCGCCGATATGCTGGCCGAGTCGCCGCCAATCGAGCGCGCGCTGCCGCGAGATCTCGATCTGCCGCTCGCCGCGTTCGACCCGCAAGCGATGACTGCCGCCGCCTGGCGCCCACAGGTGTTTGAGGCCGGCGAGCGGTTCGAGACCTTCGACCTGCCGGTGGTACCGACGGCGGGCGCAATACCCGCCTTGGAGCCCGAACCCGAACCTATGCCCACGGTGACACCGCAGCGTGCTCCGCGCGTGGACTTCGACGCTTCGGCCAGCATCCACGCATTGCTCGACCGACTGGAGAAAGGCGTCGTTCGCCGCGAGACGGCCAACGACCCGGCACCTTCCATGCCCCCGCAGAGCCTGCAGGAGTCGCTTGCCTCGCTCCGCAGCCTGGCCATGCGCGTCAACTGACCGTCACGCTTCGACCGTCAAGGCTTCGATTTCCAGCCTGACGCTTGCCGCGCTCCGGGTTACCGCCTGCACGCCGACATCCGCCACCAGATGGCCGCGCACGTCGAATTCGGTCTCGGGCAAGGTGGCCAGCCACGCATCGAGCGCGGGCGAGGGGAGTGCCGTCCAAATGGTGGCGTGCCGCGCGCCGGTGAAGGTGGCGCTCGCCCAGCGCACCCAATCGGCGGTGACGATCTCCAACGGGCAACCCGCACGACACGAGGCGCGATACAAGGCGCGGACTAGCAACGTACCGACGTCCGGACCACGCAAATTCCTCCCGCACATCATCTGGTGACACCGGCGATGATGAACGCCGCGATTCGCTCGGCGACTTTCGGGCCCAATTCACGCCCATTGCGCAGATCGCGCACCAGCCGCGGATCGTTGACCGCCAGGCGACCGAACTTCGTTTCTGGCATCTTCGTCTTGCGCAGGTAACGCTCGATCAACATCAGTACCAACATCGACATCGACATCGTCTTTCCTTCTGACTCTATGTTCCTGATCTGTTCCACAAAGAACGACTTGTCTAGGAAAAATCCTATGACTATTGCGGGTTGATGGAGCAGGCCGACGCCCGCGCGATACTGGACCGCCTGGTTGCCGACAGGGGGGACAGCTATGCCGCGCTGTCGCGCATGATCCGGCGCAACGACGCCTACCTCCAACAGTTCGTCCGCCGCGGCACGCCTCGTTTGCTCGCCGAGCGCGATCGCAAGCTGCTCGCGGCCTATTTCCGGATCGACGAGTCGCTACTGGGTGGGCCGGTTGCGTCCTCGCCGCCGCCGACGGTCACGGTGCGGTTGCTGGATGTCGCGGCCTCGGCTGGTCCCGGTCGGCTGAATGGCGAGGAACGCAGCGCGGCCGCGCTACCGTTCGATCGCGCGATGCTCGAACATCTGGGCATCAGCTCGCGCGCCTTGGCGATGATCGACGCCAACGGCGATTCGATGGCGCCGCTGATCGAGCATGGTGACCGCATCATGGTCGACGAAGGCGATCGCCGCATCGGTGCTCGGGCGGCGGTCTATGTGATTCGCATCGACGGCGCACTTCTCGTAAAGCGTGTGTCGCGCCGCCGCGATACGCTGGCCATTACCAGCGACAATCCGGACTTTCCGGCGCTTCCGCACTACGACGTCGCCGACGTTGAGGTGATTGGTCGTGTCGTCTGGCTGTCGCGCGCGTTGCGCTGATCAGCGCCGCCGATCGATCAACCAGATCGCCACCGAAAGGCCGATCCCGCTGGCGGAGCCGATCAGGAATCCGGTCGTCGCCTGCCCGTAAGCGAAACCGACGGCAGCGCCGCCCAGCATGCCGATCGCGATCAGGAAGCCGCCAGCCTGCGACGAATGTGGGCGGGAAGGGGGTGTGGTGACCATAGGTCCTCCTGCCATGCCACGCTGCCCTGCGCCAGCATTCTGCGGCGCGATGCTACCGTAAGCTGCAAGCACTTGGCGCGCGCGCAACTTATCTCACGAATATAATCTATGTTGCACAAGCCGTCTTTTTTTATGTTAGTGCACGTAGATCGCCGCGACGTTAACCGGCTCGCGGCGACTGAGAGATGCGTGTGCTCCCGCCCATCGGGAGCCACTATGTCTGACACGAACTCACCCCTTGACCGGATGGTGAACAAGCTTGCGATGCGTGCGGAGCTTGGCAACGACGATCGGGCGGCGATCCTGGCACTGCCCTATGCCCATCAAAGCCACCATGCCTCCACCTATATCATCCGCGAGGGATCCCCGCCGCGTTCGCGCTGCTCCTTTATCGAATCGGGTTTTGCTTTTCGTCAAAAGCTTACGGCAGAGGGGCACCGGCAGATCGTCGCGCTACACATGGCAGGCGATTTCATCGACCTGCAGAGCCTGTTTCTCGACGTTGCCGATCACAATGTGCAGGCGCTCACCGAACTTCAGGTAATCGCCGTCGATCGTGTCGCGCTGCAACGCCTGACGTTGGAGCGACCGGCGATCGCCAAGGCGATGTGGGTCGACACGCTGGTCGATGCCTCCGTCTACCGCGAATGGGTGATGAATGTCGGGCGCCGCGACGCGCGCACCCGCATTGCCCATCTCCTCTGCGAGCTGGCGACCCGCGCCCGCGCTGCCGGCATCTTCAATGATGACAGCTTCGAACTGCCGATGACGCAGGAACAATTGGGCGACGCGGTGGGCCTTACGTCAGTGCACGTCAACCGGACGCTCAAGTCGCTCGAAGCCGACGGGGTCGTCGATCGGAGCAAGCGATTCGTGAAGTTCTCCAACTGGGACGGCATGCGCCAGATTTGCGACTTCAACCCGCTGTATCTGCATCTCGAAATGCCATCGGGCAGCAACTGAACGCGTCGTTTTGCTTTGCAGGCGCACAGTCCCGACAAGCGGCGATGCATCGTCGCATCGACGTTAGTCACTGCTGACTTAACCCACTTTAATCATGCAATAACCGCCCGTTTGTGCTTTAGGCGCCCTTGGAGTCAGGGGGGCGTAGTGGAGGATCGACAAGCGGAAGTACTGGTCATACGTGCCAGCCCGCGGCTCAAAGTGTTCTTCCCGTCGCAGCTGGATGGCGCCGGCGGGATCATCCGCATCCACTTGCTCAACATTTCGCGTACCGGTGCGCTGATCTACAGCAGCCAGCCGCTGGAAAAAGGCCAGAAGGTGAGTGTCGGCAGCGGCGAACGAGCCAAGCTTGCCATCGTTGCCTGGGTATCTGGCGCACGCGCCGGGGTGGAATTTCGACTGCCGTTTCACGAGGCGGAGCTGGACGCATTCATCGCCGATCAAAACGCCGCATTAGCCGAAGCGGCGCGGACGATCGGCACGCTTCGCTGAGCCCTTCGCAGGCGCAAGGCGTTCGGTTGCGGGTTCACCATCCGACGATGCCGATCCGCCATAGCGCGCGAAATTCGCGGTCACGGGCCTGTCGCTGGCGTCTCTGTCCCGCTAGAGCAGTGGCATGTCAGTCTCGCTCGGGGGGCGGGGCGCGATGTGGTGCGCCGCCGCTGGTCTTCTCGCCGCCACGGCACCCGCGATCGCGCAGGACAGGGTTGCCGCGCCGGTGCCAAACCCCGCTGCCTCCGACAATGCTGCCGCTCAGGATGCTACACCCGATATCAGCTCGCTCAGTCCCGATGCGCCGATGGCACCATTGCCCGATCTGGGCGTCGATTGGCCCGATCTCGCGAGCGCGCCCGCCGAGCCGGTCGATCCCGCCGCCACGTCCGGCCTGACGGGCGACCGGCGCTACGAGGTCGCCGTGGACGGCATCGATGCCGTGGCAAGCCCGCTGTTGCGGCAGCGCTTCGACGAACTCTCCACGCTGAAGCAGAATGACGGCGCGACCGCCAATGCCGCTCAACTCGATCGCCGCGCGCGTGAAGATGCGGATCTGCTGACCGGGCTGCTGCGAGGCGAAGGCTATTACGATGCGCGCGTGGCCAGCCGGATCGAGCCCGCCGGCGCACGCGCGCGCGTCACGCTGGAGGCGGAGCCGGGCACGCTGTACCGCTTCGCTGGCGTCACGCTGGACGGCTTGGCCACAGCGGGCGACAAGAGCGTTTCGTTGCGCGATGCCTTCGGCGTGAAGCCCGAGGATCCGGTGAATGCCGACACGATCGTCGCTGGCCAGGCCGCGCTGACGGCGCGGATCGGCCAGGAGGGCTTTCCCTTCGCCAGCGTGGGGGACCCGGAGATCGTGATCGATCGCGCCGCGCGCACGGCAACGCTCGATCTAAAAGTGGCCGCTGGCGGCGAGCGCCGCTTCGGGCAGATCACCAGCCCGCCCAACAAAGTGTTCGGCGCAGCACACATGCAGGAAATCGCGCGCTTCAAGCCGGGCCAGCCCTATACCGCCGAAAAGGTCGCCGACCTGCGGCGCGCGCTGATCCAGACCGGGCTGGTCTCCACGGTCGATCTCAAGCCGGTCGAAGGGCAGGTGCCCGGCACCGTCGATCTGGCCGTAGCGATCGCGCCGGCGCCGCCGCGTACCATTGCCGGCGAACTCGGCTATGGCACCGGCGAAGGCGCGCGCGCGGAACTCAGTTGGACGCACCGCAACCTGTTTCCGCCCGAAGGCGCGCTGACCGTGCGCGGAGTTGCCGGTACGCGCGAACAATTGGCCAGCGTCGGCTTTCGTCGCAACAATTTCCGCAAGCGCGACCGCGTGCTGACCGTGCAGGCGATCGCCTCCAACCTCGATCGCGATGCCTATCAGGCGCGGACCTTTTCGCTGTCGGGATCGCTCGAAAAGCAGACCAACATCTTCTTCCAGAAAACCTGGACCTGGTCATTGGGCGCCGAACTGGTCGCGTCGGACGAACGCGACGTGATTGTCAGCACGGGTGCGCCCCGCCGCCGCACTTTCTTTATCGGCGCGCTGCCGACCAGCCTCAGCTATGACGGTTCGGACGACCTGCTCAACCCGACGCACGGCTTTCGCCTGAGCGGGCGGCTGTCGCCCGAACTGTCGCTGCAGGGCAAGGCGTTCGGCTATACGCGCGTGCAACTCGATGCCAGCGCCTATCAGCCGCTCACCGATGCGGTGATCCTTGCCGGGCGCATCCGCCTCGGCACGATTGCCGGCGCGCCGCGCGATGCGGTGGCGCCATCACGGCGTTTCTATGCCGGTGGCGGCGCGTCGGTGCGCGGCTATGCCTATCAGGCGATCGGGCCGCGCGATCCCAACAACGATCCGATTGGCGGGCGCAGCCTGACCGAGTTCGGGCTGGAGGCGCGGATCAAGGCGTTCGGCAATTTCGGGCTGGTGCCGTTCCTCGATGGCGGCAACATCTATACCTCCCCCTTGCCCAAATTCACGCAATTCCGCTTCGGTGCCGGGCTCGGCGTGCGATATTATTCCAATTTCGGGCCGATCCGCGTCGATGTCGGTACGCCGATCAACCCGCAGCCGGGTGACGCCCGGATCGCGGTGTACGTGTCGCTCGGCCAGGCATTTTGACCGACGAGCAGACCTCGACGGCTCGCCCGCAGCGGCGGCGCTGGTGGCGCTGGCTGGCGGGCTTGCTGGTCGCCCTGCTAATTCTCGTCGGTGGCGTATTGCTGTTACTGGACACCCGTGTCGGCCATCGCTGGATCACCAACCAGGTCGCGGCGCAGCGTCCGTCCAACGGCCTGTGCTACAGTATCGGGCGGATCGACGGCTCGATCTATTCGCAGGCGACGTTGATCGACGTGCGCGTGCGCGACCATCGGGGATTGGTGTTCGCAGCGCCGCGGGCAGCGCTCAGCTGGTCGCCCTTTGCTTGGGCGTCGAACCGGCTCGACATCACCAGCCTCGTCATTCCCCAGGCGACGCTCGTCAAGACGCCGCAACTGCTGCCGACGGGCAAGACCGGCCCGATCCTGCCCGGTTTCGACATCCGGATCGGCACCCTGAGGGTCGACCGCCTGACGATCGGGCCCGCCGTTGCCGGCAAGCCGCGTACCGCGCGGCTGCAGGCGCGGGCCGACATCCATGCCGGACGTGCCCTGATCGATCTCGTTGCGATCGTGCCGGGCAGCGACTCACTCAAGCTGCGGCTGGATTCCGCCCCCGACCGCGACCGTTTCGACGTCGATGTCCAAGCGCGCGGTACTGCCGCGGGCGTGATGGCGACGCTCTCCGGGCTGCACCGCACGATTACAGTGGATGTCGGTGGCCAAGGCAGCTGGACCGCCTGGACCGGCACTGCGCGCGCCACCTTCGGCAACATCCCCGCGCTCGATCTGCGCATCGGCAACAAGGCTGGTAGCTATACCCTGAACGGCGTGCTCGTCCCGGCGCCCTTCACCATGGGCAAGCTGATGCGGCTCACCTCGCCGCGCGTGCTGGTCGACGGTGCCGCGACATTGGCCAACCGCCGGCTGGAAGGTCGGCTGGGGCTGCGCTCGGCAGCGTTGCGGGTCGATACGACCGGCGCGATCGATCTCGCTGCCAGCGCTTATCGCAACC contains:
- a CDS encoding S24 family peptidase encodes the protein MEQADARAILDRLVADRGDSYAALSRMIRRNDAYLQQFVRRGTPRLLAERDRKLLAAYFRIDESLLGGPVASSPPPTVTVRLLDVAASAGPGRLNGEERSAAALPFDRAMLEHLGISSRALAMIDANGDSMAPLIEHGDRIMVDEGDRRIGARAAVYVIRIDGALLVKRVSRRRDTLAITSDNPDFPALPHYDVADVEVIGRVVWLSRALR
- a CDS encoding Crp/Fnr family transcriptional regulator, whose translation is MLHKPSFFMLVHVDRRDVNRLAATERCVCSRPSGATMSDTNSPLDRMVNKLAMRAELGNDDRAAILALPYAHQSHHASTYIIREGSPPRSRCSFIESGFAFRQKLTAEGHRQIVALHMAGDFIDLQSLFLDVADHNVQALTELQVIAVDRVALQRLTLERPAIAKAMWVDTLVDASVYREWVMNVGRRDARTRIAHLLCELATRARAAGIFNDDSFELPMTQEQLGDAVGLTSVHVNRTLKSLEADGVVDRSKRFVKFSNWDGMRQICDFNPLYLHLEMPSGSN
- a CDS encoding PilZ domain-containing protein, whose translation is MEDRQAEVLVIRASPRLKVFFPSQLDGAGGIIRIHLLNISRTGALIYSSQPLEKGQKVSVGSGERAKLAIVAWVSGARAGVEFRLPFHEAELDAFIADQNAALAEAARTIGTLR
- a CDS encoding autotransporter assembly complex protein TamA encodes the protein MSVSLGGRGAMWCAAAGLLAATAPAIAQDRVAAPVPNPAASDNAAAQDATPDISSLSPDAPMAPLPDLGVDWPDLASAPAEPVDPAATSGLTGDRRYEVAVDGIDAVASPLLRQRFDELSTLKQNDGATANAAQLDRRAREDADLLTGLLRGEGYYDARVASRIEPAGARARVTLEAEPGTLYRFAGVTLDGLATAGDKSVSLRDAFGVKPEDPVNADTIVAGQAALTARIGQEGFPFASVGDPEIVIDRAARTATLDLKVAAGGERRFGQITSPPNKVFGAAHMQEIARFKPGQPYTAEKVADLRRALIQTGLVSTVDLKPVEGQVPGTVDLAVAIAPAPPRTIAGELGYGTGEGARAELSWTHRNLFPPEGALTVRGVAGTREQLASVGFRRNNFRKRDRVLTVQAIASNLDRDAYQARTFSLSGSLEKQTNIFFQKTWTWSLGAELVASDERDVIVSTGAPRRRTFFIGALPTSLSYDGSDDLLNPTHGFRLSGRLSPELSLQGKAFGYTRVQLDASAYQPLTDAVILAGRIRLGTIAGAPRDAVAPSRRFYAGGGASVRGYAYQAIGPRDPNNDPIGGRSLTEFGLEARIKAFGNFGLVPFLDGGNIYTSPLPKFTQFRFGAGLGVRYYSNFGPIRVDVGTPINPQPGDARIAVYVSLGQAF